Proteins encoded together in one Coleofasciculus sp. FACHB-1120 window:
- a CDS encoding GGDEF domain-containing protein produces the protein MSSNRSQQDLCLESTLRSLSLHDCQIEYHQVGWEVTQIFKANPLLPGVILMKQGQLAGMISRRRFLEYMSRPYGLELFSKRPIECLYRSAETETLILTGDTLIVAAARRSLQRAAELLYEPIVVEVAPHVYRLLDVHQLLIAQSQIHELATELLTQLYTHVEAANQQLLHLATSDGLTGVANRHRFDGYLESCWQQIQANHSELSLILCDVDFFKKYNDTYGHQAGDDSLRQVAGAIQQAVQGPEDLVARYGGEEFAVILPHTSLEGALQIAECIRLAVKALKIAHVCSDVSEYITLSLGVATIFPSSTFLPAMLVAAADEKLYQAKQTGRDRSQGHLLRIPRDRSSISEPSASS, from the coding sequence TTGTCATCCAATCGAAGCCAGCAAGACTTGTGTTTGGAGTCCACGCTGCGATCGCTATCGCTTCACGATTGTCAGATTGAATATCATCAAGTTGGCTGGGAAGTTACTCAGATTTTTAAAGCTAATCCGTTACTTCCAGGCGTTATCTTGATGAAGCAGGGTCAATTAGCTGGGATGATTTCACGGCGGCGATTTTTGGAATACATGAGCCGTCCTTACGGATTAGAACTATTTTCCAAACGTCCCATTGAGTGTTTATATCGCTCCGCCGAAACGGAAACTTTGATTCTGACCGGCGATACATTAATTGTGGCGGCGGCGCGTCGATCTTTGCAACGAGCGGCTGAGTTACTTTATGAACCGATTGTGGTGGAAGTCGCGCCGCACGTTTATCGATTATTAGACGTACATCAATTACTGATCGCTCAGTCGCAAATTCACGAATTGGCAACTGAATTGCTCACTCAACTTTATACTCATGTGGAAGCAGCCAACCAACAATTGCTGCACCTTGCCACTTCTGATGGTTTGACTGGGGTTGCTAACCGACACCGTTTTGATGGCTATCTCGAATCTTGTTGGCAACAGATCCAAGCGAATCATTCAGAATTATCGCTGATCCTGTGCGATGTTGATTTCTTCAAAAAGTACAACGATACCTACGGTCATCAAGCGGGTGATGACAGTTTGCGACAGGTTGCAGGTGCCATCCAGCAAGCGGTGCAGGGGCCAGAAGATTTAGTGGCACGCTATGGGGGCGAAGAATTTGCCGTGATTTTGCCGCACACCTCACTTGAGGGTGCCCTTCAGATCGCAGAATGCATCAGACTGGCTGTGAAAGCCTTGAAGATTGCTCATGTTTGCTCAGATGTAAGCGAGTACATCACCCTGAGTTTAGGCGTTGCCACAATCTTTCCTAGCTCAACTTTTTTACCTGCAATGCTGGTTGCAGCGGCGGACGAAAAGCTTTATCAAGCAAAACAGACTGGGCGAGATCGGTCTCAAGGTCATCTGCTTCGTATTCCGCGCGATCGCTCATCCATTTCTGAGCCATCTGCAAGTTCTTGA
- a CDS encoding ATP-binding protein: MSLPSLSQGSDRDLSIESTLGELPLYTFQVKPSCVGVEVARIFEKHPLLPGAILLEQGQFAGMISRRRLLEYLIRPHRLELFLHKPLHILYKYVQSEVLILPDSTPILTATQQALRRSPEFLGEPVVVQVGESDYWLLDVQDLNVVSWQIRGIEAQVRYERTQAQMIQSEKMASLGRLVDGVAHEILDPVGFIWGNLTYVSAYTENLTELLSAYETHLPEIPEEIAALKEEIEFEFVQQDLPRSIASIRSGAERLKKLVMSLQNFCHIDDVYPKPADLHACLDSILLLLKSRVSSEIEIIRNYGHLPPVQCYAGQLNQVFMNILTNAIDALINQAVVQQFTEDFRGTLPSNTHQKPRIEITTEVCSSKASQSGFSDSRWVSIRIADNGPGMSPEVHQQILESFSVEKRSAKETSLSVSYQIVTAKHGGKLRMRSRSASPQGDSHSVCPEDGSPQGYSASNNSSTEAKPAIGTEFEILLPLV, encoded by the coding sequence ATATCACTTCCGTCCTTGTCCCAAGGGAGCGATCGCGATCTCTCCATAGAGTCAACTCTTGGGGAACTTCCGCTGTATACCTTTCAGGTGAAACCTAGCTGCGTGGGTGTGGAGGTTGCCCGAATTTTTGAGAAGCATCCCCTGCTGCCAGGAGCTATCTTGCTCGAACAAGGTCAGTTTGCCGGGATGATTTCGCGGCGACGGCTTTTGGAATATCTGATCCGTCCTCATCGACTAGAGCTGTTTCTGCACAAACCGCTGCACATCCTCTACAAGTACGTCCAATCTGAGGTTTTAATCCTTCCCGATAGTACGCCGATTTTGACGGCAACCCAGCAGGCGCTGCGGCGATCGCCTGAATTTCTGGGAGAACCCGTCGTGGTGCAAGTTGGAGAATCTGACTATTGGCTGTTAGATGTTCAGGACTTGAATGTTGTTTCCTGGCAAATCCGGGGAATCGAAGCTCAGGTGCGATATGAACGCACCCAAGCTCAGATGATTCAAAGTGAGAAAATGGCAAGCTTAGGCCGCTTAGTGGATGGAGTTGCCCACGAAATTTTAGACCCGGTTGGCTTTATTTGGGGGAACTTAACCTATGTCTCCGCTTATACTGAGAACTTAACCGAATTGCTGTCTGCTTATGAGACACATTTGCCGGAGATTCCTGAAGAAATTGCGGCTCTCAAAGAAGAGATAGAATTTGAGTTTGTCCAACAAGACTTGCCCCGCTCGATTGCCAGCATCCGCTCCGGAGCTGAACGATTGAAAAAGCTAGTGATGAGTCTGCAAAACTTTTGCCATATTGATGATGTTTATCCCAAGCCTGCTGATTTGCACGCTTGTTTAGATAGTATTCTTTTACTTTTAAAAAGTCGGGTAAGCAGCGAAATTGAAATTATCAGAAATTATGGTCATTTGCCGCCGGTACAATGTTATGCGGGTCAATTGAACCAGGTTTTCATGAATATCCTCACGAATGCGATTGATGCATTGATTAATCAAGCAGTAGTTCAGCAGTTTACTGAGGATTTCCGAGGAACATTGCCATCCAATACCCACCAGAAGCCTCGAATCGAAATCACGACAGAAGTTTGTTCGTCTAAGGCAAGCCAAAGTGGATTTTCTGATTCGCGCTGGGTTTCCATTCGCATTGCCGATAATGGCCCTGGAATGTCTCCAGAAGTACACCAGCAAATTCTTGAGTCTTTTTCTGTGGAGAAACGCTCTGCGAAAGAAACGAGTTTATCGGTGAGTTATCAGATTGTGACGGCGAAGCACGGTGGAAAATTAAGAATGCGATCGCGTAGTGCCTCCCCTCAGGGCGACTCGCACAGCGTATGCCCTGAGGATGGCTCTCCCCAGGGGTACTCTGCTTCTAACAATTCCAGCACAGAAGCCAAACCAGCTATAGGCACTGAATTTGAGATTTTGTTGCCCTTAGTTTAA
- the glgP gene encoding alpha-glucan family phosphorylase translates to MTTIETLRAKLPFPLKRLADLAYNYWWSWTSDRTSLFQNINPDEWHRCGHNAVAILESASFVRLTQLAQDPAYIKRVNALVEQFDKYMSEKNSWASRVAPQISPQRPVAYFCAEFGIHESLPIYSGGLGILAGDHLKSASDLGVPMVAVGLCYRQGYFRQRLNSGGWQEENYVNNPFDQMPLELMKNTLGEPITIEMEIRQRLVKAQIWLARVGRVNLYLLDTDRHDNDPIDRWLTGHLYGGNQETRIAQEVVLGIGGVRALAALGITPSVCHLNEGHAAFCTLEIARQEIQRTSKSFYDIEGLVRDRCVFTTHTPVPAGHDVFSSDLMDSYFAHYWPTLGLSREQFLSLGARRLGDPWEPFGMTVLALRMCRTANGVSELHGQVSRKMWNILYPDRSEEKVPIGHITNGVHARTWTAPLMGDLYSQYLGEDWSTRMADKQMWAKVDGIPDEEIWWRHQVLKECLIAHTRSKVKLARIGRGEEQFRIDASDKLLDPNVLTIGFARRFSPYKRGDLLLREAERALRIFGNSQRPVQIVFAGKAHPHDEEGKRIIQRLMEWCKHPDILNRVALVEDYDIYTGQHLVQGVDVWLNNPRRPLEASGTSGQKVCFNGGINCSVLDGWWCEGYQEGQDGKGSNGWAIGEDAHTSDQELQDRIDSESLYQLLEEEIVPLYYDQDENGIPHRWIQMMKASIKTNSPLFNTDRMIADYVTQVYAPGTSVGTEPILASALA, encoded by the coding sequence ATGACAACAATTGAAACGCTGCGTGCGAAGCTACCGTTTCCTCTCAAGCGATTGGCAGACCTGGCATATAACTATTGGTGGAGTTGGACGAGCGATCGCACTTCTCTATTTCAGAACATTAATCCCGATGAATGGCACCGCTGCGGACACAACGCTGTCGCCATCCTGGAATCAGCTTCTTTTGTGCGACTCACTCAGCTCGCTCAAGACCCAGCTTATATCAAACGGGTGAATGCACTTGTCGAGCAATTCGACAAGTACATGAGCGAAAAAAATTCTTGGGCATCTCGCGTCGCGCCGCAAATTTCCCCACAGCGACCAGTCGCCTATTTTTGTGCGGAATTTGGCATCCACGAATCCCTACCTATCTACTCTGGCGGCTTGGGAATTTTAGCCGGAGATCACCTCAAGTCCGCCTCTGATTTAGGCGTGCCGATGGTCGCTGTAGGGCTTTGTTATCGCCAAGGTTATTTCCGTCAACGGTTGAATAGTGGCGGTTGGCAAGAAGAAAACTATGTTAACAATCCCTTTGACCAGATGCCTCTGGAGTTGATGAAGAATACTCTTGGGGAACCCATCACCATTGAGATGGAAATCCGGCAACGGCTGGTCAAAGCCCAAATTTGGCTGGCGCGAGTCGGTCGCGTCAATCTTTACCTACTGGATACCGACCGACACGACAACGATCCCATTGACCGCTGGCTGACAGGGCACCTGTACGGCGGCAACCAAGAAACCCGCATCGCTCAGGAAGTTGTGCTGGGGATTGGCGGCGTTCGGGCGCTGGCAGCACTGGGGATTACTCCGTCGGTGTGTCATCTGAACGAAGGTCACGCGGCATTCTGCACCCTAGAGATTGCGCGACAAGAAATTCAGCGTACCAGCAAGTCTTTCTATGATATCGAGGGATTGGTGCGCGATCGCTGCGTGTTCACCACCCACACTCCCGTTCCCGCAGGTCACGATGTCTTCTCCTCAGACCTGATGGATTCCTACTTCGCCCACTACTGGCCGACATTGGGCTTGTCGCGCGAACAGTTCCTCTCCTTGGGGGCACGCCGACTGGGCGACCCTTGGGAACCCTTCGGCATGACTGTTTTGGCTTTGCGGATGTGTCGCACTGCCAACGGCGTCAGCGAACTGCACGGTCAGGTTTCCCGCAAGATGTGGAACATTCTCTATCCCGACCGTAGCGAAGAGAAAGTGCCCATTGGTCACATTACCAATGGTGTCCATGCGCGTACCTGGACAGCACCCTTAATGGGCGACCTCTATTCCCAGTACCTGGGTGAAGATTGGTCAACCCGCATGGCTGACAAACAGATGTGGGCAAAGGTGGACGGAATTCCTGATGAGGAAATCTGGTGGCGGCACCAAGTTCTCAAAGAGTGCCTGATTGCTCATACCCGTTCTAAGGTGAAATTGGCACGAATTGGTCGCGGTGAAGAGCAATTCCGCATTGATGCCTCCGACAAGCTGCTAGACCCCAACGTGCTGACGATCGGATTTGCACGACGCTTCAGCCCTTACAAGCGGGGTGATTTGCTGCTGCGGGAAGCCGAACGCGCCTTGAGGATATTTGGGAATTCCCAACGACCCGTGCAGATTGTCTTTGCCGGTAAAGCGCACCCTCATGACGAAGAAGGCAAGCGGATTATCCAGCGGTTGATGGAGTGGTGCAAGCACCCAGACATTCTCAACCGAGTTGCCTTAGTTGAAGATTACGACATCTACACGGGGCAACATTTGGTGCAAGGTGTTGATGTTTGGCTGAACAACCCGCGTCGTCCTTTAGAAGCCTCCGGGACGAGTGGGCAAAAGGTCTGCTTCAACGGCGGTATTAATTGCAGTGTCCTCGATGGCTGGTGGTGCGAAGGCTATCAAGAAGGGCAAGATGGCAAGGGAAGCAATGGCTGGGCAATTGGTGAAGATGCCCACACCAGCGACCAGGAGTTGCAAGACCGGATTGATTCGGAATCTCTCTACCAGCTACTCGAAGAGGAAATCGTTCCTCTCTACTATGACCAAGATGAGAATGGAATTCCTCATCGCTGGATTCAGATGATGAAGGCGTCGATTAAGACAAATTCGCCGCTATTCAACACCGACCGGATGATTGCGGACTACGTGACTCAGGTGTACGCGCCGGGAACTTCAGTGGGTACTGAACCGATTCTGGCAAGCGCTCTAGCGTAG
- the rimM gene encoding ribosome maturation factor RimM (Essential for efficient processing of 16S rRNA): MTNDQWLEIGTIVAAQGMKGELRVYPESQFPERFEEPGERWMLRPGETEPQPVKLVKGRYIDGKNLYVVQLAEVENRDRAEALTGTKLMVKASDRPILAEDEYHVLDLIGLEVFLQESGENLGVVVNVFPAGNDLLEVQLHQQPVAVAPEDEPELPQKGEVNRTSKKRKLRPKEPKPVTILIPFVKAIAPVVDLENRRIEITPPPGLLEMNQDV, translated from the coding sequence ATGACCAATGACCAGTGGTTAGAAATTGGCACAATTGTTGCCGCTCAAGGGATGAAAGGGGAGTTGCGGGTGTATCCGGAGTCCCAATTCCCAGAACGCTTTGAGGAACCGGGAGAGCGTTGGATGTTGCGACCGGGCGAGACAGAACCGCAGCCAGTAAAATTGGTCAAAGGGCGATATATAGATGGTAAAAATCTATACGTTGTCCAGCTGGCTGAGGTAGAAAATCGGGATCGAGCGGAGGCACTCACTGGAACCAAGTTAATGGTGAAAGCTTCCGATCGCCCTATCTTGGCAGAAGATGAATACCACGTTCTAGACTTAATTGGCTTGGAGGTTTTCCTTCAAGAATCGGGAGAAAACTTGGGCGTGGTGGTGAATGTATTTCCGGCTGGCAATGATTTACTGGAAGTGCAGTTGCACCAGCAACCTGTAGCTGTTGCGCCAGAGGATGAGCCGGAACTACCCCAGAAAGGGGAAGTCAATCGAACCAGTAAAAAACGGAAACTTCGACCGAAGGAGCCGAAGCCGGTTACAATTTTGATTCCTTTTGTGAAAGCGATCGCGCCCGTGGTAGACCTGGAGAATCGGCGAATTGAAATTACGCCACCACCTGGATTGCTCGAAATGAATCAGGACGTTTGA
- a CDS encoding L,D-transpeptidase family protein: MLGGKLPSGSFKLLCFSAAILLLGVRQQTAASVPIQALASTREAMIELPVSEPKLPPLGAPSLYLPLEELSPASTTPDTHLVIKLSDRRVYVYRDNQVKASYPIAVGKKGWETPTGTFKVTQMLRNPAWQHPWNGKVVPPGADNPLGARWIAFWTDGRNFIGFHGTPQEKLVGQAVSHGCVRMRNQDILALYAQVDIGTPVKVEP, translated from the coding sequence ATGCTCGGAGGTAAATTACCATCTGGAAGCTTCAAGCTGCTGTGCTTCAGTGCAGCCATTCTATTGCTGGGCGTTCGGCAGCAGACGGCTGCCTCAGTTCCAATACAAGCTTTGGCAAGTACCAGAGAGGCAATGATTGAATTGCCTGTTTCGGAACCAAAATTGCCTCCACTGGGGGCACCCTCTCTCTATCTGCCTTTAGAGGAACTCTCCCCAGCGAGTACCACGCCTGATACTCATTTAGTGATTAAATTAAGCGATCGCCGCGTCTATGTCTACCGCGACAATCAAGTGAAAGCAAGTTATCCCATCGCCGTCGGGAAAAAAGGTTGGGAGACGCCTACAGGCACATTCAAGGTGACGCAAATGCTACGCAATCCAGCTTGGCAGCATCCTTGGAATGGAAAAGTCGTTCCTCCAGGCGCAGATAATCCTTTAGGAGCCAGGTGGATCGCTTTTTGGACGGATGGACGCAATTTTATCGGGTTTCATGGCACCCCCCAGGAGAAACTCGTGGGACAGGCCGTCTCCCACGGCTGCGTCCGGATGCGGAATCAGGATATCTTGGCTTTGTACGCACAGGTAGACATCGGAACACCTGTAAAAGTAGAGCCTTAA
- a CDS encoding Tab2/Atab2 family RNA-binding protein — MNRVWQADFYRRPLKDEKGQVLWELLLCDATRSFRYDAFCPQSEANASWLVSQLQKAAGGNLPNLIQVFRPQSLSLIQAGAQQLGIQVEATRRTRALKEYLQEKARQYPNLDNYTYTGELSSLDKPPPVPLPENLWGEQWRFATLPAVAVVEAFAERPIPILEMPEFLLPINLGLASTVPVPGVVIYGGRQSMRLARWLQEAHPVSLNYIAGAPDGLVLEAGLVDRWIVATFEDKEVTAAAQAYQQRQQQSRGLHFLLVQPDESGMTYSGFWLLRGED; from the coding sequence ATGAATCGGGTTTGGCAAGCTGATTTTTATCGGCGTCCTCTCAAAGATGAAAAAGGGCAGGTGTTGTGGGAGTTGTTGCTTTGCGACGCTACACGCAGCTTTCGTTATGACGCCTTTTGTCCTCAATCTGAAGCGAATGCTAGTTGGTTGGTTTCTCAGTTACAGAAGGCAGCAGGTGGAAATCTGCCGAATCTCATCCAAGTGTTTCGTCCCCAGTCGTTGAGTTTGATTCAGGCAGGGGCGCAACAACTGGGTATTCAGGTGGAAGCAACTCGACGAACTAGGGCGCTGAAGGAATATTTGCAAGAAAAGGCGCGACAATACCCCAATCTCGATAACTATACCTACACTGGCGAACTCTCATCTCTTGACAAACCGCCACCAGTCCCATTGCCAGAGAACCTCTGGGGAGAACAATGGCGATTTGCCACGCTTCCTGCGGTTGCTGTGGTAGAAGCTTTTGCAGAACGCCCAATTCCGATTCTGGAGATGCCAGAATTTCTTTTGCCGATCAATCTGGGTTTGGCGTCTACGGTGCCCGTTCCCGGTGTGGTAATTTACGGTGGGCGGCAATCGATGCGTTTGGCGCGTTGGCTACAAGAGGCGCATCCCGTTTCTCTCAATTACATTGCGGGTGCGCCGGATGGGTTGGTATTAGAGGCTGGGTTGGTTGACCGCTGGATTGTTGCCACTTTTGAGGATAAAGAAGTTACGGCAGCAGCTCAAGCTTATCAACAGCGTCAGCAGCAGAGCCGGGGATTACATTTTTTGTTGGTGCAACCGGATGAGTCGGGAATGACTTATAGCGGCTTTTGGCTGTTGCGAGGAGAAGATTGA
- a CDS encoding ATP-binding protein, with protein MMACQESPSELSVLPLSQIKNLNLESTLQELPLYDFQIEVSSLGQEVNKEFQTNALLPGVILTIDRQFAGMISRRRFLEQMSRPYGLELFLRRPLLALYQFASTHVLKLSGDTLIVAAAKQSLQRPPELLYEPIVVELAPGIYRLLDVHQLLVAQSKIHELTTELLNEQTKAQMLQTEKMASLGRTVAEVAHEIRNPINCINGNFGFVEKYYQNLIGLLAAYEKEIKPSSKIEELKEEMEIEFLLEDLPKLIKSMKLSAERLTKIVKSLQNFSHMDENRRQPIDLHECIESTLLILNNSLKQGIELIKNYGDLPLVNCYSGQLSQVFMNIISNAIDALKEQVTDGSDWQPQIEITTEVLEIEDSEWVAIRIADNGPGIPPEIQERIFETFFTTKPVGKGTGLGLAISYQIVTEKHGGHLSVRSRVCPEDCSPLTYVASSTSPVIKALPNALPVPLASSVGVEIADSYPPSERLSVGASGRELLGNPRGREDSQPRMGTEFEIRLPLV; from the coding sequence ATGATGGCTTGCCAAGAATCCCCGTCGGAATTATCAGTTCTCCCGCTGTCTCAGATAAAAAACCTCAATTTAGAGTCAACCCTTCAAGAACTGCCCCTATACGATTTTCAGATAGAAGTTTCTAGTTTGGGGCAGGAAGTCAACAAAGAATTTCAAACAAATGCGCTGTTACCAGGCGTCATCTTAACGATAGACCGTCAGTTTGCCGGAATGATTTCGCGGCGGCGATTTTTAGAACAAATGAGCCGTCCTTATGGACTGGAATTATTTTTAAGGCGACCCTTACTGGCTTTATATCAATTTGCCAGCACCCATGTTTTGAAACTTTCTGGCGACACGTTAATTGTAGCGGCGGCAAAGCAGTCTTTGCAAAGACCTCCTGAGTTACTCTATGAACCGATTGTGGTAGAGTTAGCGCCGGGAATTTACCGATTACTGGATGTACATCAATTACTGGTAGCGCAGTCCAAAATTCATGAGTTGACAACTGAGTTGCTGAATGAGCAAACCAAAGCTCAGATGTTGCAAACTGAAAAAATGGCAAGTTTGGGGCGGACAGTTGCTGAGGTTGCCCATGAGATTAGAAATCCGATTAACTGCATTAATGGGAATTTCGGTTTTGTGGAAAAGTATTACCAAAACTTAATAGGTTTATTGGCAGCTTATGAAAAAGAAATCAAACCTTCAAGTAAAATCGAGGAACTGAAAGAAGAAATGGAGATTGAGTTTCTTTTAGAGGATTTGCCTAAATTAATAAAGAGTATGAAGCTGAGTGCAGAGCGACTAACAAAAATTGTTAAGAGCTTGCAAAATTTTTCTCATATGGATGAGAACCGAAGGCAGCCCATTGACTTGCACGAGTGTATTGAAAGTACTTTATTGATTTTAAATAATTCCCTTAAACAGGGAATTGAATTAATTAAAAATTATGGCGATTTGCCCCTAGTGAATTGCTACTCAGGGCAACTGAGTCAGGTATTTATGAATATTATTAGTAATGCGATTGATGCGCTCAAAGAGCAAGTCACTGATGGGTCGGATTGGCAACCCCAAATAGAGATTACGACGGAAGTTTTAGAAATCGAAGATTCTGAATGGGTAGCGATTCGGATTGCAGATAATGGACCGGGAATTCCACCAGAAATTCAGGAGCGGATTTTTGAGACGTTTTTCACCACAAAGCCGGTGGGTAAGGGAACGGGATTGGGGTTGGCAATTAGTTATCAAATTGTTACCGAGAAACACGGGGGTCATTTATCGGTGCGATCGCGTGTATGCCCAGAAGACTGCTCGCCTTTAACGTATGTTGCTTCTAGCACCTCCCCCGTAATTAAAGCATTGCCTAATGCGTTGCCGGTGCCCCTAGCTTCCTCAGTAGGAGTAGAAATAGCAGATTCGTATCCGCCATCAGAAAGGCTATCTGTTGGGGCTAGCGGACGCGAGTTGCTAGGCAATCCAAGAGGAAGAGAAGATTCACAACCAAGGATGGGTACAGAATTCGAGATCCGATTGCCACTCGTTTAA
- a CDS encoding valine--pyruvate transaminase produces MNPALTQFGDCMSHLTGVRAIMKDIKETLQAGIGQEYINLSPGNPVILPEVEQLWRDYTEELLASSNYGNVVCRYGDSQGYEPLIEAVEKDFNRRYGLNLTHRNILITPGSQTLYFFAANAFGGYTTSSKLKQIILPLSPDYTGYGGLTLTPEALFAYKPALDIDAAAHRFKYRPDFSKLKITEDTGCVLFSRPCNPTGNVLTDEEVKKIADLAAPYDVPVLIDSAYAPPFPALNFTEMTPVFGENILHCMSLSKAGLPGERIGIAIGDEKWIHALECFQTNMCIHSSRYGQAIAARAIETGTLAEIATTVIRPYYQKKFDVVESSIEQAMPKDLSWFLHRGEGAIFAWLWFQDLPITDWELYQQLKQVGVIVVPGSSFFPGLHEEWAHKQQCIRISLTATDQEIEIGIQRLAKVVEQVYSVVKC; encoded by the coding sequence ATGAATCCTGCCCTGACTCAATTTGGCGATTGTATGTCCCACCTAACTGGGGTGCGGGCAATTATGAAGGATATTAAGGAAACCCTGCAAGCAGGTATTGGACAGGAATATATTAATTTAAGTCCTGGAAATCCAGTGATTTTGCCAGAAGTAGAGCAGTTATGGCGGGATTACACCGAAGAATTGCTAGCTAGCTCAAATTACGGTAACGTGGTTTGTCGCTATGGCGATTCTCAAGGCTATGAGCCGTTAATTGAAGCGGTAGAAAAGGATTTCAATCGCCGCTACGGACTAAATCTGACTCATCGCAATATTTTGATTACCCCTGGCAGTCAAACGCTTTATTTCTTTGCCGCGAATGCCTTTGGGGGGTACACCACAAGCAGTAAATTAAAGCAAATTATCCTGCCCCTGAGTCCAGATTACACGGGTTATGGGGGTCTGACCTTAACCCCAGAAGCATTATTTGCCTATAAACCCGCCTTAGACATTGATGCTGCTGCTCATCGGTTCAAATATCGCCCGGACTTCAGCAAACTGAAGATTACAGAAGATACAGGTTGCGTATTGTTCTCGCGTCCTTGTAACCCAACCGGCAACGTCCTCACGGATGAAGAGGTCAAAAAAATTGCCGATTTGGCTGCGCCTTATGATGTGCCAGTCTTGATCGATTCTGCGTATGCACCTCCGTTCCCGGCGTTAAATTTTACCGAGATGACGCCAGTGTTTGGAGAGAACATCCTGCACTGCATGAGCTTATCGAAAGCGGGGCTACCTGGAGAACGGATTGGGATTGCGATTGGGGATGAAAAGTGGATTCACGCGCTGGAGTGTTTCCAGACGAATATGTGTATTCATTCATCTCGGTATGGACAAGCGATCGCTGCCCGTGCGATTGAAACGGGAACGCTGGCAGAAATCGCTACCACGGTGATTCGCCCCTACTACCAGAAAAAATTTGATGTTGTAGAAAGCAGCATCGAACAGGCAATGCCCAAAGATTTGTCTTGGTTCCTGCATCGCGGCGAAGGAGCAATCTTTGCGTGGCTGTGGTTCCAAGATTTACCCATTACAGATTGGGAATTGTACCAGCAGTTAAAGCAAGTGGGTGTCATTGTTGTACCAGGTAGCTCTTTCTTCCCCGGATTGCACGAAGAATGGGCGCACAAGCAACAATGTATCCGTATTAGCCTGACTGCCACAGACCAGGAAATTGAAATCGGGATACAGCGCTTAGCAAAGGTGGTAGAGCAAGTATATTCAGTTGTTAAATGTTAG
- a CDS encoding pentapeptide repeat-containing protein, whose translation MKLKLFATLTLLAPLFLTMPVKAENPLHVKQLLSTRECVRCDLSGANLSGAHLIGADLREANLQGANLTNANLEGADLTKANLTAANLTSAFVTNANFQQANLNAVNFTNAKIYDANVYGASMDNLILTDAEIFNTGIGIGGEDADIPRWD comes from the coding sequence ATGAAACTCAAGCTATTCGCGACACTAACATTACTCGCTCCACTATTTTTAACTATGCCAGTGAAAGCGGAGAATCCGCTACACGTAAAACAGCTATTGTCAACGAGGGAATGTGTTCGGTGCGATTTATCAGGAGCCAATCTCAGCGGCGCACATTTGATTGGCGCTGACTTGAGAGAAGCTAATTTGCAAGGCGCTAACCTGACGAATGCGAACCTGGAAGGTGCTGATCTGACGAAGGCAAACTTGACAGCCGCTAATTTAACCTCAGCTTTTGTAACGAATGCCAATTTTCAGCAAGCTAATCTTAACGCCGTGAATTTTACGAACGCTAAAATTTATGACGCTAATGTGTATGGGGCATCAATGGATAACCTAATTCTCACGGATGCTGAAATATTTAACACCGGAATCGGTATTGGTGGGGAAGATGCCGATATTCCTCGTTGGGACTAG